AATATTGATCGACTTCTTCATAAAGCATCAATAGCTCTTCTCCGCCACCAAGGGAGATACTCAAATTATATAGAACATTTCCAGCGGTTTGATACCAAAACATTATATCTCTTGTTCCAGACATCCCGACAGCAATTCCATAGAAAAAATAACCGGCCAAAAGGAATAAAGCAGTTCTACGGTTACTAAAAGGATATCTCCAGTATTTAATTAAAGCAATTAAAGGAATCAAAGCCATAAGGGAAAAATATGCAAGTTCTGTGATACTTCTATAGATCATTCCATCTTTAAATAATAAAACAAATCTAGTAGTCAGAAAATGTCTTACATTTCCAGCGTCTTCCATAATCATAAATACACCAGCAATTGCTAATAAAAGCCAAAATATCGCAGCTTTATTTTCCTTTCTTTCATTCAAAATACCTGCAATGTAAGCACTTGTCATCATAAATAAACCAATAAATAACCATTGAAATATTTCAATAGGTCCACCTTCAGTAAACAAGTAATCCCACAAAAAAGGAACACTAAGCCCATCATGGGCATGCATGCGGTCTCTAATACCCAAAAAATTATGTATATCCACCAGATAAATAGCAATGTAAGAAGTAAGTAAAATCAAAGCAACAAAAATAACTACATAATAATCTTTTATCCAAAGATTGGTCTTAGCTTTCTCAATACTTGTTTCATTTAATTGCTTTTTGAACACCATTATGTTTACCCCCAAAAATAGAATAATACAGAACAACGCAAGTCAAAGCGTTGTTCTGTATTAAAGTTCATTAAAACCATGGGTCTTATTAGCTTAAAGCTTTACCTAAATCTTTCATTCTATTGACTGTCTCTTTAATAGATTCATTGAAATTAGAAACCTGATCAGCTGTAAGGGTCAAGCATTCTACTCTTTCTTCTTCTATACCAACTTCGTTTAATATTGACTTAATATATCCAACTCTCTTTTCTGCCCAGTAGGTTGTCTGTATAAATGGACAAACTTTCTCTTCATTGGACTCAGTATCTTCCTCACAACCAGCTATAATAATTCCGTCTACTCCGCTTTGGAAGCCTTCTAAAATATGAGTCGAATCTATCTTAGAGATACAAGGAAATCTTACTACACCAATATTAGCTGGTTTTCCGTTCATAAATTTGTCTTTAAACTCAGGAAGTGCATATGCGCCATAAGCACAAGAGTAAACTAATATTGAAGGTTCATCTCCTGACTTTGAAGCATTTATCTTTTGGACAGTAGGCTCAATTTGTTCCTCTGCTTCTTCAATATAAGTGCTTCTAAATTCTATAGCAATATTAGGACATACTGTGAGACATAGTCCACAAGCCTGGCACTGATAGTCTCTAATAATCATATTACCTTCTTCATCAATCTTAGGCACATCATAAGGACAAGTTCTCATGCAAGTAAGACATTTTACACAATTCTCAACAATTCTCTCTGCCCCTGCAGCGCATCCAAGGCAGCGACGTCCTTCCCATACTGCGGTTTCTAGAGAATATCCTTTTTCTATAGGTTTGAAGTTGTCACAGCGTTCTTCAGGAGACAGCATTGGAATTTCATTACGCTTAATTTCCACAATATTTTCTTTAACATCATCTTCAAGCTGTGGAAGAGGCTCTTCTTCTTCTACCATCTCGCTTACAAAAGTTTCACCTTCTAGATAACTTTTCACCGCTTGAGCTGCAACTCTCGCGTTTGACATTGCACGAACAGCAGTAGTTGGACCAGTAGCAATCTCACCACAGGCAAATACACCTTCTACTGGTGTCTTTAAAGTACTATGGTCTACTACTAGCCTCCCTCTTTCGTCAACAGGCAGTCCTGCTTCTTTTACCGCCTCCAAGTCAGGACCTTGTCCAATAGAGAAGATTACCATATCACCGGTAATTGTTTTTTTATTATCTTCACAGAATTGAGGGTTAAAGTTACCACTGTCATCAAAGACACAGGCACATTCTTTTGCTTCTAGGCCGGTTACTTTATCCCCTTCAACTACAATTCTGTCTGGTCCCCAGGAACAATTAAGTTCTACTCCTTCTTCCTCAGCTTCTTCAATCTCCCAGGAGAAGGCGGGCATCTCGTCATAGCTCTCTAGACAAGCCAGCTTTACTTTCTTAGCGCCACTTCTTACAGCAGTACGTGCAACATCCATTGCAACGTTTCCACCACCTATAACTATAACTTCTTTGCCTTCCACTCGATAGTTCTCTCTTTTAGTGGCTTTTAAGAAGTCAAGCGCCATTATAACATTTTCGTTGTCTGCACCAGGAAGTGGAAGCCCCCGGCTATTTGCAAGGCCCAAAGCCAAGACAATAGCTTCATAACCATCATTTTTCAAATCTTCTACCTTTATGTCTGTGCCGAATTCTACCCCTGTTTTGAACTCTACCCCAATTTTTTTAAGGTTTTCTATATCTCTGTCGATTGTTTCATCAGGCAAGCGATACAATGGAATGTAGTTACGCGGTGCGCCACCAAGTCTTTCTTGTCTCTCGAAAATTGTTACAGAATATCCTTCCATGGTCAAATCAAAAGCAGCTAAAAGTCCTGCCGGGCCCGAACCTATGACGGCAGCTTTCTTGCCTTTGTTTTCTTTTGGCTGTGGGTACTCTCCGTCCCCGTATGCTATTGCTGCCCTTTTAAGACCTCTAATAGACAACGGCTCATCAACGTTTTGACGGCGGCACTCATCTTCACAATGATGAGCACAAATAGTTCCACATACAGACGAAACTGGATTAGTCCTCATAATAGTCTCTAATGCCTCGTCAAAGTTACCTGTTGCAATAAAACGAAGGTACTCCCTAACCTCCTGGCTTATGGGACATCCATATTCACAAGGTGGTTTCCCAGGAAATCCTTCAAATACTTCAATATGGGATTTTGTCATTGTTTCAATCCTCCCTTTTTTATAAATAAAATAATATTAAACCTCATTAATGACATAAATTAAACTCATCATATAGATATTCTTTTTAACATTGCTTTTTCCTGCTGCGGTAGTGATTTTTATTACAAAATTTATATAATTGTTTAAAACTATTCCTTAATTTTATTCAAAAGCCAGGCAGTGTTTTCACCAAGTATCTCCATGATCTTCATACCTTCTTCATCATTGTCTACTTCACCTTCTCCTTTACCCATTCCCATATTCCAATATATAGAACCAGGTATAATCATTTCATTAATCAGGTAAAAATTATT
The Natranaerofaba carboxydovora genome window above contains:
- a CDS encoding FAD-dependent oxidoreductase, with product MTKSHIEVFEGFPGKPPCEYGCPISQEVREYLRFIATGNFDEALETIMRTNPVSSVCGTICAHHCEDECRRQNVDEPLSIRGLKRAAIAYGDGEYPQPKENKGKKAAVIGSGPAGLLAAFDLTMEGYSVTIFERQERLGGAPRNYIPLYRLPDETIDRDIENLKKIGVEFKTGVEFGTDIKVEDLKNDGYEAIVLALGLANSRGLPLPGADNENVIMALDFLKATKRENYRVEGKEVIVIGGGNVAMDVARTAVRSGAKKVKLACLESYDEMPAFSWEIEEAEEEGVELNCSWGPDRIVVEGDKVTGLEAKECACVFDDSGNFNPQFCEDNKKTITGDMVIFSIGQGPDLEAVKEAGLPVDERGRLVVDHSTLKTPVEGVFACGEIATGPTTAVRAMSNARVAAQAVKSYLEGETFVSEMVEEEEPLPQLEDDVKENIVEIKRNEIPMLSPEERCDNFKPIEKGYSLETAVWEGRRCLGCAAGAERIVENCVKCLTCMRTCPYDVPKIDEEGNMIIRDYQCQACGLCLTVCPNIAIEFRSTYIEEAEEQIEPTVQKINASKSGDEPSILVYSCAYGAYALPEFKDKFMNGKPANIGVVRFPCISKIDSTHILEGFQSGVDGIIIAGCEEDTESNEEKVCPFIQTTYWAEKRVGYIKSILNEVGIEEERVECLTLTADQVSNFNESIKETVNRMKDLGKALS